In Gordonia phthalatica, one genomic interval encodes:
- a CDS encoding MoaD/ThiS family protein: MAITVSIPTILRPYTGDVKRVEASGGNLAELIGDLEANHSGIGERLVADGALHHFVNVYVNDEDVRFTGGLDTPLSDGDEVTILPAVAGGR, translated from the coding sequence ATGGCGATCACCGTGTCCATTCCGACCATCCTCCGCCCGTACACCGGCGACGTGAAACGCGTCGAGGCGTCCGGCGGGAACCTGGCGGAGCTGATCGGCGACCTCGAGGCGAACCACAGCGGGATCGGGGAGCGGCTCGTCGCCGACGGCGCTCTGCACCACTTCGTGAACGTGTACGTCAACGACGAGGACGTCCGCTTCACCGGCGGGCTCGACACTCCGCTGTCCGACGGCGACGAGGTCACCATCCTCCCGGCCGTCGCCGGCGGCCGCTAG
- a CDS encoding tetratricopeptide repeat protein, translating to MSGAVDLAVLKERAEAQRLAESRPASSSPTGGDAGAGDGAAVFDVTEVDFEEQIVQRSLRQLVVVDLWAAWAEPSSQLSPILAKLAQESGGRWVLARVDVDRSPRIAQAFGAQSVPMVIALVAGQPVAAFNGAQPEEQIRGWLDDIFAKAGHLLPEVEGAEPAPEPEADPRMVAAEELMNSGDIDGALDAYRAIAALEPDNVEAASVVRNLEFVSRAQSHDPAVVTNAEPGDVDAQLAAADVLLLGQRPEAAFDRIIDVIKVTRDEERGRARARLLELFELFDPAEPFVVSARRKLATALY from the coding sequence CCCACCGGCGGAGACGCCGGTGCCGGTGACGGCGCCGCGGTGTTCGACGTGACCGAAGTCGACTTCGAGGAGCAGATCGTTCAGCGGTCGCTGCGGCAGCTCGTCGTCGTCGATCTGTGGGCCGCATGGGCCGAGCCGAGCAGTCAGCTGTCGCCGATTCTGGCGAAGCTCGCTCAGGAGTCCGGCGGTCGCTGGGTGCTGGCGCGCGTCGACGTGGATCGCAGTCCGCGCATCGCCCAGGCCTTCGGTGCGCAGTCCGTGCCGATGGTGATCGCGCTCGTGGCCGGTCAGCCGGTCGCGGCCTTCAACGGCGCGCAGCCCGAGGAACAGATCCGCGGCTGGCTCGATGACATCTTCGCCAAGGCCGGTCATCTGCTGCCCGAGGTGGAGGGCGCCGAACCTGCCCCGGAACCCGAAGCAGATCCCCGCATGGTCGCCGCCGAGGAGCTGATGAACTCGGGCGACATCGACGGCGCGCTGGACGCCTACCGCGCCATCGCCGCGCTGGAGCCCGACAACGTCGAGGCCGCCTCGGTGGTCCGCAACCTCGAGTTCGTGTCGCGAGCCCAGTCGCACGATCCGGCCGTCGTGACCAACGCCGAACCCGGCGACGTCGACGCCCAACTGGCGGCCGCCGACGTCCTGCTGCTGGGGCAGCGTCCCGAAGCGGCGTTCGATCGCATCATCGACGTCATCAAGGTGACTCGAGACGAGGAGCGCGGTCGTGCCCGGGCGCGGCTCCTGGAGCTCTTCGAACTCTTCGACCCGGCCGAGCCCTTCGTGGTGTCCGCCCGGCGGAAGCTGGCGACCGCGCTGTACTGA
- a CDS encoding nicotinate phosphoribosyltransferase, with translation MLSAALKAGTAHRSCAFEVFARRLPDGRRYGIVAGTGRLLDALDDFRFGPEEIDALRPVLDDDTLGWLADYRFGGEIDGYREGELYFPGSPILTVRGGFAEAVILETLILSILNHDSAIASAAARMVNAAAGRPIIEMGGRRTHEQAAVASARAAYLAGVDLTSNLEAARTYGVPSAGTAAHAFTLSFAHADGSDERAAFAAQIDALGVGTTLLVDTYDITTGVKNAIEVAGPELGAVRIDSGDLGVLARQVRQQLDDLGATKTKIVVSGDLDEYAIASLRAEPVDLYGVGTSLVTGSGSPTAGMVYKLVEVDGVPVAKRSSRKESHGGAKRAVRAARSTGTIVEEILLRDSTRPEPGVAAAPIPGTDGLDVSELQIPLVRGGDRVEDLPTLEESRKHVAHGLVTLPWEGLGLSHGDPAIPTRYLNEPESR, from the coding sequence ATGCTCTCCGCCGCCCTGAAGGCGGGGACCGCACACCGGAGCTGTGCTTTCGAGGTGTTCGCTCGACGCCTCCCCGACGGCCGCCGCTACGGCATCGTCGCAGGTACAGGCCGTCTGCTGGACGCGCTCGACGACTTCCGGTTCGGCCCCGAGGAGATCGACGCGCTGCGTCCGGTGCTCGACGACGACACCCTCGGTTGGTTGGCCGACTACCGGTTCGGCGGCGAGATCGACGGCTACCGGGAGGGCGAGCTCTACTTCCCCGGCTCGCCGATTCTGACCGTCCGCGGTGGATTCGCCGAAGCCGTGATCCTCGAGACGCTGATCCTGTCGATCCTCAATCACGACAGCGCCATCGCGTCGGCCGCCGCCCGCATGGTGAACGCCGCCGCCGGGCGGCCGATCATCGAGATGGGCGGTCGACGCACCCACGAGCAGGCCGCCGTCGCGTCGGCCCGCGCCGCGTACCTGGCCGGGGTGGACTTGACCAGCAACCTGGAGGCCGCCCGCACCTACGGCGTCCCCAGCGCAGGCACCGCTGCGCACGCGTTCACCCTGTCGTTCGCGCACGCCGACGGCAGCGACGAGCGTGCGGCGTTCGCCGCGCAGATCGACGCCCTCGGCGTGGGCACCACGCTCCTCGTCGACACCTACGACATCACCACCGGCGTCAAGAACGCGATCGAGGTGGCCGGACCCGAACTGGGCGCCGTCCGGATCGACTCCGGCGACCTCGGCGTCCTGGCCCGCCAGGTGCGCCAGCAGCTCGACGACCTCGGAGCCACCAAGACCAAGATCGTGGTCTCCGGCGACCTCGACGAGTACGCGATCGCCTCGCTGCGCGCCGAGCCGGTCGACCTGTACGGAGTCGGAACGTCGCTGGTCACCGGCAGCGGCTCCCCCACCGCGGGCATGGTCTACAAGCTCGTCGAGGTGGACGGTGTGCCGGTCGCCAAGCGCTCCAGCCGCAAGGAGAGCCACGGCGGCGCCAAGCGCGCCGTCCGTGCCGCGCGCTCCACCGGCACCATCGTCGAGGAGATCCTGCTGCGCGACTCCACCCGCCCGGAGCCGGGCGTCGCCGCGGCACCGATCCCCGGCACCGACGGCCTCGACGTCAGCGAACTGCAGATCCCGCTGGTGCGCGGCGGCGACCGCGTCGAAGACCTGCCTACACTGGAGGAATCCCGCAAGCACGTCGCGCACGGTCTCGTCACGCTGCCGTGGGAAGGGCTGGGGCTCAGTCACGGCGATCCCGCCATCCCCACCCGCTATCTGAACGAACCGGAGAGTCGATGA
- a CDS encoding P1 family peptidase — protein MGIDSTAGNRLTDVAGISVGHYHRLDDDVTVATNDEPGSGWATGTTVVRLPHGTATAVDVRGGGPGTRETDLLDPVNTVRGADAIVLTGGSAYGLAAADGVMLGLEATGAGLPMDRQGHVVPIVPGAVIFDLPVGRWENRPTADFGARALADARVAFQIGTVGAGVGARAGALKGGVGTASITIPKGPATGLTVGALVVANPVGGVIDPTTGLPWGADDLDLHRLHAPKQLEVRRLAELTAKGTVLNTTIGVIATDATLSVANTKRLAMSGHDGLARAVRPAHSPLDGDTLFAVATGEKQAAVDEDVEVPVGMDQDTPVVAALAEAAATVVQRAIVSAVVSATGIAGIPAFRDVLVSAFGE, from the coding sequence GTGGGCATCGATTCGACCGCCGGTAACCGGCTGACCGACGTCGCGGGGATCTCGGTGGGGCACTACCACCGGCTCGACGACGACGTGACGGTCGCGACCAACGATGAGCCGGGTTCGGGGTGGGCCACCGGCACCACCGTCGTCCGACTGCCGCACGGTACGGCCACCGCCGTCGACGTGCGCGGCGGTGGCCCGGGCACCCGGGAGACCGATCTGCTGGACCCGGTCAACACCGTGCGCGGGGCCGACGCGATCGTCCTGACCGGCGGCAGCGCCTACGGTCTCGCCGCGGCCGACGGCGTGATGCTGGGGCTGGAGGCCACCGGGGCCGGACTGCCGATGGATCGGCAGGGGCACGTGGTGCCGATCGTCCCCGGCGCCGTCATCTTCGATCTGCCCGTCGGCCGCTGGGAGAACCGTCCGACCGCCGACTTCGGCGCGCGAGCCCTGGCGGATGCGCGCGTCGCGTTCCAGATCGGCACCGTGGGTGCCGGGGTCGGCGCGCGAGCTGGAGCCCTCAAAGGCGGCGTCGGCACCGCGTCGATCACCATCCCGAAGGGCCCGGCCACCGGCCTGACCGTCGGTGCGCTCGTGGTCGCCAATCCGGTCGGCGGCGTCATCGATCCCACCACCGGACTGCCGTGGGGCGCCGACGACCTGGACCTGCATCGTCTCCACGCGCCGAAGCAGCTGGAGGTGCGACGGCTCGCGGAGCTCACCGCGAAGGGAACGGTCCTCAACACCACGATCGGCGTCATCGCCACCGACGCCACCCTGTCGGTCGCGAACACGAAGCGCCTCGCGATGTCCGGGCACGACGGCCTGGCCCGCGCGGTCCGGCCCGCGCACTCACCGCTCGACGGCGACACCCTTTTCGCGGTCGCGACAGGGGAGAAGCAGGCGGCCGTCGACGAGGACGTCGAGGTGCCGGTCGGCATGGATCAGGACACGCCGGTGGTCGCCGCGCTGGCCGAGGCGGCCGCGACCGTCGTGCAGCGTGCGATCGTCTCCGCGGTGGTGTCGGCCACCGGCATCGCGGGGATCCCCGCGTTCCGCGACGTGCTCGTCTCCGCGTTCGGGGAATAA
- a CDS encoding isochorismatase family protein, which translates to MKVRALVVVDVQNDFCEGGSLAVAGGGAVAAAINALPAEYPVVVATRDYHVDPGAHFSDSPDFVDTWPPHCRVGTPGADFHPDLAVEPVQAIFSKGEYMAAYSGFEGIDDDGTGLADWLNQHQVTDVDVVGIATDHCVRATAVDAANAGFRTRVLLDYTAAVAEATTATAFDTLREAGVELVGALAHTGIPAEDPAAR; encoded by the coding sequence ATGAAGGTCCGCGCACTGGTCGTGGTCGACGTGCAGAACGACTTCTGCGAGGGCGGGTCGCTCGCCGTCGCCGGAGGCGGTGCCGTCGCCGCCGCGATCAACGCCCTCCCCGCCGAGTATCCGGTGGTCGTCGCCACCCGCGACTACCACGTCGATCCCGGGGCGCACTTCTCCGACAGCCCCGACTTCGTCGACACCTGGCCGCCGCACTGCCGCGTCGGGACACCGGGCGCCGACTTCCACCCCGACCTCGCAGTGGAACCCGTGCAGGCGATCTTCTCCAAGGGCGAGTACATGGCGGCCTACTCGGGTTTCGAGGGCATCGATGACGACGGCACGGGTCTGGCCGATTGGCTCAACCAGCATCAGGTGACCGACGTCGACGTCGTCGGCATCGCCACCGATCACTGTGTGCGCGCCACCGCGGTCGACGCCGCGAACGCAGGCTTCCGGACACGTGTGCTGCTGGACTACACCGCAGCCGTCGCCGAAGCCACGACCGCCACTGCGTTCGACACCCTCCGCGAGGCGGGCGTCGAACTCGTCGGAGCCCTCGCGCACACCGGCATCCCGGCAGAAGACCCCGCGGCGCGGTGA
- the glgB gene encoding 1,4-alpha-glucan branching protein GlgB → MNEAAVVPLWRRLGAHSGADGTVFSVWAPNARAVTVFGDFDEWAAVDHPMCRGADDVWTTVVPGARPGMSYKFRVVGADGIVRDKADPLARAAQCPPETASVIAADSEFVWSDDAWCTARPHRRPAAEPMSIYEVHLGSWRSGLGYREAAVQLADHVAALGFTHVQLMPVTEHPYGGSWGYQVGSYFVCTGRWGTADDFRFFVDHLHSRGVAVLLDWVPAHFPKDPFALGEFDGTPLYEHADPLRREQPDWGTYAFNLGRPEVRDFLIASAVYWCTEFHLDGLRVDAVASMLYLDYSRGDGQWRPNARGTNENDEAVAFLRALNDAVHAACPGALMIAEESTAWPGVTTTTARGGLGFDFKWNLGWMHDLLSFVSRPPSQRAQLQEHVAFSLTHATAERYVLPISHDEVVHGKGTLVTRIPDGCDRAAHVRLTLAYQWAHPGKKLLFMGQEFGQEREWADDRGLDWDRSDAGIMLAAGDLARLHADLPAMHAMDDDARGFDWLDARDTRNTVIGFLRRADEHARTEGRLVACVFNFSDRDLYGYRLGFPVRGVWREVLNTAAVEYGGHGVGNLGQIVAVDEPSHGRPYSATITLPAASAVFFTPVT, encoded by the coding sequence GTGAACGAAGCCGCTGTGGTTCCGCTGTGGCGTCGTCTCGGCGCACACAGCGGCGCCGACGGCACGGTCTTCTCCGTGTGGGCTCCCAACGCGCGCGCGGTGACGGTGTTCGGCGACTTCGACGAGTGGGCCGCCGTCGATCACCCGATGTGCCGCGGTGCCGACGACGTGTGGACGACGGTCGTGCCGGGTGCGCGCCCGGGGATGTCGTACAAGTTCCGGGTCGTCGGTGCGGACGGGATCGTCCGGGACAAGGCCGATCCTCTCGCCCGCGCGGCGCAATGCCCTCCGGAGACCGCGTCGGTGATCGCCGCAGACTCCGAGTTCGTCTGGTCCGACGACGCCTGGTGCACCGCCCGCCCGCATCGTCGTCCGGCGGCCGAACCGATGTCGATCTACGAGGTCCACCTCGGCTCGTGGCGGTCGGGACTCGGATACCGCGAGGCGGCCGTGCAGCTCGCCGACCACGTCGCCGCGCTCGGCTTCACCCACGTCCAGCTGATGCCGGTCACGGAGCACCCGTACGGCGGGTCGTGGGGCTACCAGGTGGGGTCGTACTTCGTGTGCACCGGCCGCTGGGGCACCGCGGACGACTTCCGCTTCTTCGTCGACCATCTGCATTCGCGCGGCGTCGCCGTGCTTCTCGACTGGGTGCCCGCCCATTTCCCGAAGGACCCGTTCGCGCTCGGCGAGTTCGACGGCACTCCCCTCTACGAGCACGCCGACCCCCTCCGTCGCGAGCAGCCCGACTGGGGCACGTACGCCTTCAACCTCGGCCGCCCCGAGGTCCGCGACTTCCTGATCGCGAGCGCCGTCTACTGGTGCACGGAGTTCCACCTGGACGGGCTGCGCGTCGACGCCGTCGCCTCGATGCTGTACCTGGACTACTCCCGCGGCGACGGCCAGTGGCGGCCGAACGCCCGCGGCACCAATGAGAACGACGAGGCGGTCGCGTTTCTCCGCGCTCTCAACGACGCCGTCCACGCGGCGTGCCCGGGAGCGCTGATGATCGCGGAGGAGTCGACGGCGTGGCCCGGTGTCACCACGACCACCGCGCGCGGCGGCCTCGGCTTCGACTTCAAGTGGAACCTCGGGTGGATGCACGACCTCCTGTCGTTCGTCTCCCGCCCGCCGTCTCAGCGCGCGCAACTGCAGGAGCACGTCGCCTTCTCGCTCACCCACGCCACCGCCGAGCGGTACGTCCTGCCGATCAGCCACGACGAGGTGGTGCACGGCAAAGGCACCCTCGTGACCCGCATCCCCGACGGCTGCGACCGTGCCGCGCACGTCCGTCTCACCCTCGCGTACCAGTGGGCTCATCCCGGCAAGAAGCTGCTGTTCATGGGGCAGGAGTTCGGGCAGGAACGCGAATGGGCCGACGACCGCGGCCTCGACTGGGACCGTTCGGATGCAGGCATCATGCTCGCGGCCGGCGATCTCGCACGGCTGCACGCCGACCTCCCCGCGATGCACGCGATGGACGACGACGCCCGCGGCTTCGACTGGCTCGACGCCCGCGACACCAGGAACACCGTCATCGGCTTCCTGCGCCGCGCCGACGAGCACGCGCGGACCGAGGGCCGCCTCGTCGCCTGCGTCTTCAACTTCTCCGACCGCGACCTGTACGGCTACCGCCTCGGGTTCCCCGTCCGCGGCGTGTGGCGCGAGGTCCTGAACACCGCCGCCGTCGAGTACGGCGGCCACGGCGTCGGGAACCTGGGGCAGATCGTCGCGGTCGACGAGCCGAGTCACGGTCGTCCCTACAGCGCGACCATCACGCTCCCGGCAGCGTCGGCGGTGTTCTTCACGCCCGTCACCTGA
- the clpS gene encoding ATP-dependent Clp protease adapter ClpS has translation MALDEATPGTSTGTAVAEPEVVHDRPWVTLVWDDPVNLMNYVAYVFQKIFGYSEEKSKALMMQVHTEGKAVVSSGDRAKMEADVRKLHAAGLWATMQHDS, from the coding sequence ATGGCGCTGGATGAGGCGACACCAGGTACGAGCACCGGTACCGCGGTGGCGGAACCGGAGGTGGTCCACGACCGCCCATGGGTGACGTTGGTGTGGGACGACCCGGTGAATCTGATGAACTACGTCGCTTACGTATTCCAGAAGATCTTCGGCTATTCCGAAGAGAAATCGAAGGCACTGATGATGCAGGTGCATACCGAAGGCAAGGCCGTCGTCTCCAGCGGCGACCGCGCGAAGATGGAGGCCGACGTCCGCAAGCTGCATGCGGCGGGCCTGTGGGCGACCATGCAGCACGACTCCTGA
- a CDS encoding ATP-dependent DNA helicase has protein sequence MSVPDVADLLASAVTSLGGTKRDGQLAMAEAVGEAIDDKHHLAVQAGTGTGKSLAYLVPSLRHAVDSNETVVVSTATIALQRQLTERDLPRLTAALTKPLGREPSFAILKGRANYLCLNKIHSGIAEEDPNAELFDAFDLSRMGREVTRLREWTSDTETGDRDDLSPGVSDQSWRQVSVTSRECLGANNCPYAEDCFAELARKKAGSSDIVVTNHAMLAIDAMSPATILPEHRVVVIDEAHELVDRITSVTTEEISAAGVTQVARRLGKLIDDATADALVGAGEQLELLLEDSPKGEWTRLPNGAPEILASLRDRLWNARNAIGPAPSSGSDPEAAAARQMAISATDSLHDSVVRVLTVFGEADVTKRHDVVWLSEDRFRSTVRKTLRIAPLSVAGLLRTSLFTDSTVILTSATLTIGGNFDALARTWGLPAHGEKDSDGAGWRGMDAGSPFDYPRSAILYVGKHLRAPGRDGIAEGTLDEMVDLMNAAGGRTLGLFSSMRAAKEATEKLRDRVGFPILCQGDDATSALIEKFAADEATCLFGTLSLWQGVDVPGPSLRLVMIDRIPFPRPDDPLLSARQRDVDARGGNGFLTVSANHAALLLAQGAGRLLRATEDRGVVAVLDSRLATARYAGYLLASLPPFWRTTDPKAVRAALSRLTTGAAKS, from the coding sequence GTGAGCGTCCCGGATGTCGCCGATCTGCTCGCCTCCGCCGTCACCTCGCTCGGCGGCACGAAGCGCGACGGTCAGCTGGCGATGGCCGAGGCCGTCGGCGAGGCGATCGACGACAAGCATCACCTCGCGGTCCAGGCGGGGACCGGCACCGGCAAGTCCCTCGCGTACCTGGTCCCGTCGCTGCGGCACGCCGTCGACTCCAACGAGACGGTCGTCGTCTCGACGGCGACCATCGCCCTGCAGCGCCAGCTGACCGAACGCGATCTTCCGCGGCTGACCGCGGCGCTCACCAAACCACTCGGTCGGGAGCCGTCGTTCGCGATCCTCAAGGGTCGCGCGAACTACCTGTGCCTCAACAAGATCCACTCCGGCATCGCCGAGGAGGATCCGAACGCCGAGTTGTTCGACGCCTTCGACCTCTCTCGCATGGGCCGCGAGGTCACTCGCCTGCGCGAGTGGACGTCGGACACCGAGACCGGCGACCGCGACGACCTCTCCCCCGGCGTCAGCGACCAGTCGTGGCGGCAGGTCAGCGTCACCTCCCGCGAGTGCCTGGGCGCCAACAACTGCCCGTACGCCGAGGACTGCTTCGCCGAGCTCGCCCGGAAGAAGGCCGGCTCGTCGGACATCGTCGTGACCAATCACGCGATGCTCGCGATCGATGCGATGAGCCCGGCGACGATCCTGCCGGAGCATCGCGTCGTCGTGATCGACGAGGCCCACGAGCTCGTGGACCGCATCACGTCGGTCACCACCGAGGAGATCTCCGCCGCGGGCGTCACCCAGGTGGCCCGACGCCTCGGGAAGCTGATCGACGACGCCACCGCCGACGCCCTCGTCGGCGCCGGCGAGCAGTTGGAACTGCTGCTCGAGGACTCACCGAAGGGCGAGTGGACGCGCCTGCCGAACGGCGCACCCGAGATCTTGGCGTCGCTCCGCGACCGCCTGTGGAACGCCCGCAACGCCATCGGTCCGGCCCCGTCGTCCGGGTCGGATCCGGAGGCCGCCGCCGCGCGGCAGATGGCGATCAGCGCCACCGACTCGCTGCACGACTCCGTCGTCCGCGTCCTGACCGTGTTCGGCGAGGCCGACGTCACCAAGCGCCACGACGTGGTCTGGCTGTCGGAGGACCGCTTCCGCAGCACCGTCCGCAAGACCCTGCGGATCGCCCCGCTGTCCGTCGCGGGCCTGCTGCGCACCTCGCTGTTCACCGACTCGACCGTCATCCTCACCTCGGCGACGCTGACCATCGGCGGCAACTTCGACGCCCTCGCCCGCACCTGGGGACTTCCCGCCCACGGGGAGAAGGACTCCGACGGCGCCGGCTGGCGCGGCATGGACGCGGGCAGCCCGTTCGACTACCCGCGCTCCGCGATCCTCTACGTCGGCAAGCACCTGCGCGCTCCCGGACGCGACGGCATCGCCGAGGGGACGCTCGACGAGATGGTGGACCTGATGAATGCGGCCGGCGGTCGTACGCTGGGCCTCTTCTCCTCGATGCGGGCGGCCAAGGAGGCCACCGAGAAGCTGCGCGACCGCGTCGGCTTCCCGATCCTCTGTCAGGGCGACGACGCCACCTCCGCCCTCATCGAGAAGTTCGCCGCCGACGAGGCCACCTGCCTGTTCGGCACGCTCTCGCTGTGGCAGGGCGTCGACGTGCCCGGCCCGTCGCTGCGCCTGGTGATGATCGACCGCATCCCGTTCCCGCGGCCCGACGACCCCCTGCTGTCGGCCCGGCAGCGCGACGTCGACGCCCGCGGCGGCAACGGCTTCCTGACGGTCTCGGCCAATCACGCGGCACTGCTGCTGGCGCAGGGCGCCGGCCGTCTGCTGCGCGCCACCGAGGACCGCGGTGTGGTCGCCGTGCTCGACTCCCGGTTGGCGACGGCCCGCTACGCCGGGTACTTGCTCGCGAGCCTGCCGCCGTTCTGGCGGACCACCGATCCGAAGGCCGTGCGCGCCGCCCTGTCCCGCCTGACCACCGGCGCCGCGAAATCGTGA
- a CDS encoding DUF2017 domain-containing protein, with product MRTWRRTGVGEDVRICSNLETYECQLLASMVESITELLTERAESAPRDELSALTGIVTGHTRAPDDVTLGRLLPDFHRPDQEPELVAGPIAGDLNGGLRSVNEPHIIDAKLAAARVVLETLPSGGGDVSLTEVQADGWLTALTDIRLALGAMLGITDEPSKLPPDHPHAAHQDVYDWLSVVQGLLVEALMAGQWTQPEDPSQGDWGQDDWGQGGW from the coding sequence ATGCGGACCTGGCGACGCACCGGCGTCGGCGAGGACGTCCGGATCTGTTCGAATCTCGAGACCTACGAGTGCCAGCTGCTCGCGTCGATGGTCGAGTCGATCACCGAACTGCTGACCGAGCGCGCCGAGTCCGCCCCGCGCGACGAGCTGTCGGCGCTGACCGGCATCGTCACGGGCCACACCCGTGCCCCGGACGACGTGACGCTCGGTCGACTGCTGCCCGACTTCCACCGTCCGGACCAGGAGCCCGAGCTGGTGGCCGGGCCGATCGCCGGCGATCTCAACGGTGGGCTGCGGAGCGTCAACGAGCCGCACATCATCGACGCCAAACTGGCGGCGGCGCGCGTCGTGCTCGAGACCCTGCCGAGTGGCGGCGGTGACGTCTCCCTGACCGAGGTGCAGGCCGACGGCTGGCTGACCGCCCTCACTGACATCCGGCTCGCACTCGGGGCGATGCTCGGCATCACCGACGAGCCGTCGAAACTTCCGCCCGACCACCCGCATGCGGCGCACCAGGACGTCTACGACTGGCTGTCGGTGGTGCAGGGGCTGCTCGTGGAGGCGTTGATGGCGGGCCAGTGGACGCAGCCGGAGGATCCGTCGCAGGGCGACTGGGGCCAGGACGACTGGGGTCAGGGAGGGTGGTGA
- a CDS encoding Mov34/MPN/PAD-1 family protein, protein MLQISQELVDAMVSHARADHPDEACGVIAGAEGSDVPTRFIPMINAERSPTFYRFDSGEQLRVWREMERADEEPVVVYHSHTATEAYPSRTDVSYAAEPQAHYVLISTRDPERADVRSYRILDGVITEEPVVVDGVELPPVSAETSEKSRS, encoded by the coding sequence GTGCTGCAGATCAGCCAGGAACTGGTGGACGCCATGGTGTCCCATGCGCGAGCGGACCATCCCGACGAGGCGTGCGGCGTGATCGCAGGAGCCGAGGGCTCGGACGTCCCGACCCGGTTCATCCCGATGATCAACGCCGAACGATCACCGACCTTCTACCGGTTCGACTCCGGTGAGCAGTTGCGCGTGTGGCGCGAGATGGAGCGGGCCGACGAGGAACCCGTCGTCGTCTACCACTCGCACACCGCGACCGAGGCGTACCCGAGCCGCACCGACGTCTCGTACGCCGCGGAACCGCAGGCCCACTACGTGCTGATCTCGACCCGCGACCCCGAGCGCGCCGACGTGCGCAGCTACCGGATCCTCGACGGTGTGATCACCGAGGAGCCGGTCGTCGTCGACGGCGTCGAGCTGCCGCCCGTTTCCGCAGAGACTTCCGAGAAGAGCAGGAGCTGA
- a CDS encoding acetoin reductase: protein MSQNRVALVTGAGRGIGAGIARRLASDGLDLALVDLTEEALSDTASAVEASGRRVVRIGADVSDRDSILAAADRALDELGRLDVMVNNAGVALVGPVTEVKPEDLERLWRINVNGVLWGIQAAAAAFRKQIDRGDERVVRKIINASSIAGHDGFPMLGPYSATKFAVRALTQAAARELADEQITVNAYCPGVVGTDMWVEIDQAFADLTGAAVGETYDKFVGGIALGRAQTPEDVAAFVSYLASTDSDYMTGQAGLIDGGLVFR from the coding sequence ATGTCTCAGAATCGGGTAGCGCTCGTCACTGGCGCTGGACGTGGAATCGGTGCCGGCATCGCGCGGCGGCTCGCGAGCGATGGTCTGGACCTTGCACTCGTCGACCTCACTGAGGAGGCGCTGTCGGACACCGCGTCGGCGGTGGAGGCGAGCGGTCGCAGAGTCGTTCGGATCGGCGCGGACGTTTCCGACCGTGACTCGATTCTCGCCGCGGCGGATCGGGCTCTCGACGAACTGGGTCGCCTCGACGTCATGGTGAATAATGCCGGCGTTGCGCTGGTCGGCCCCGTCACCGAAGTGAAGCCGGAAGACCTCGAACGACTGTGGCGGATCAACGTCAACGGGGTGCTCTGGGGGATTCAAGCCGCGGCAGCAGCGTTCCGGAAGCAGATCGATCGGGGCGATGAGCGCGTGGTGCGCAAGATCATCAATGCCTCGTCGATCGCCGGGCACGACGGCTTTCCGATGCTGGGACCGTACAGTGCGACCAAGTTCGCGGTCCGCGCGCTCACGCAAGCCGCTGCGCGCGAGCTCGCCGACGAGCAGATCACCGTCAACGCATACTGTCCCGGCGTGGTCGGCACCGACATGTGGGTGGAGATCGATCAGGCCTTCGCCGACCTCACCGGGGCCGCAGTCGGCGAGACGTACGACAAGTTCGTGGGTGGGATCGCATTGGGGCGAGCGCAGACTCCGGAAGACGTCGCGGCGTTCGTCTCGTATCTGGCGAGCACCGATTCGGATTACATGACCGGGCAGGCCGGCCTGATCGACGGCGGGCTCGTCTTCAGGTGA